A single window of Cherax quadricarinatus isolate ZL_2023a chromosome 10, ASM3850222v1, whole genome shotgun sequence DNA harbors:
- the LOC138850950 gene encoding uncharacterized protein has product MNVEMAERFEDITKEKLQNLKLQSCWQLARSLGIKYDRHFTAQTVRCMIQNVLFPDEQDPETENGEADIPSFLNSFLQTPEAETTTLTTPTGDDGHELPDTRKRYAATTTPIPSPRTIWGTELHHTKETDPGKPFTDSFETEQEVLLDDEHVPPQISLALLTTIQSKENFERLERILSLQTSFVEAQRKLKRENFERESLLYEREVLRKKRESSNMYTIPSFDLGKAASLMPKFTEDNLDSFFEAFENQAKVMQWPPKYWAALIHSSLIGKAQTITANLPFEQYSDYTQVKDCLLKAYDLLPVSYLKMFRTLKKYPQQSWVDFAREKLSAFERWRRAAGAASVESLSQLMLHEDLFKYFPERVHTYLLTFPTTNLLDTAAHADHFEISHAITTEMSKAPEKKSTSQGFSSRLTARKAPAGEPLKVYSDKKQVTNGSFSRQYPKDQLPLCLFCKKLGHRQSQCWHKQREDKTQPRGRYPTQVINSSRKYETLDDESLPFQASSSRPSNR; this is encoded by the coding sequence ATGAATGTAGAAATGGCAGAGAGGTTTGAAGATATAACAAAGGAGAAATTACAAAATTTGAAGCTTCAATCTTGTTGGCAATTAGCACGAAGCTTGGGCATAAAATACGACAGGCATTTCACTGCCCAGACAGTCAGATGTATGATACAGAATGTCCTTTTTCCAGATGAGCAGGATCCAGAGACTGAGAATGGAGAAGCAGATATTCCTTCCTTTTTGAATTCTTTTCTACAGACACCCGAGGCCGAAACTACGACGCTAACAACCCCTACTGGAGACGACGGACATGAACTTCCTGATACTCGGAAACGCTACGCTGCTACAACGACTCCAATTCCATCTCCAAGGACTATAtggggaacagaactccatcacaCTAAAGAAACGGATCCAGGTAAACCATTTACAGATAGTTTTGAAACAGAACAAGAAGTCCTTTTGGATGATGAACACGTTCCACCTCAAATCTCTTTAGCCCTTTTGACTACTATTCAATCTAAGGAGAATTTTGAACGTCTAGAACGTATTTTATCGCTTCAAACCTCCTTTGTAGAAGCCCAGAGAAAGTTAAAAAGGGAGAATTTTGAACGTGAATCTTTGCTTTATGAACGGGAAGTACTGAGGAAGAAAAGAGAATCTAGTAATATGTATACAATCCCTTCATTTGACCTTGGTAAAGCAGCCTCTTTGATGCCTAAATTTACGGAGGATAATTTAGATTCATTTTTTGAAGCATTCGAAAATCAGGCGAAGGTGATGCAATGGCCTCCTAAATATTGGGCTGCTTTAATACATTCATCTTTAATAGGAAAAGCCCAAACCATAACTGCCAACTTACCTTTTGAACAATATTCTGATTATACTCAGGTAAAAGATTGTCTTCTGAAAGCTTATGATTTATTACCTGTCAGTTATTTGAAGATGTTTAGAACTCTGAAGAAATATCCTCAGCAGTCTTGGGTGGACTTTGCCAGGGAAAAGCTCTCTGCTTTCGAGCGTTGGCGTAGGGCCGCGGGAGCCGCCTCAGTCGAGTCACTTTCCCAGCTGATGTTGCATGAAgatctttttaaatattttccagaGAGGGTGCATACTTATCTTTTGACATTTCCCACTACTAACTTGTTAGATACTGCTGCCCACGCAGATCACTTTGAAATTTCCCATGCTATAACCACAGAAATGTCTAAGGCCCCGGAAAAGAAATCTACCTCCCAAGGTTTTAGTTCAAGATTGACGGCTAGGAAAGCTCCAGCTGGCGAACCTTTGAAGGTGTATTCAGACAAAAAACAGGTGACAAACGGCTCTTTCTCCAGACAGTATCCTAAAGATCAATTACCACTGTGCCTTTTTTGTAAAAAGTTAGGTCATAGACAGTCCCAGTGTTGGCATAAACAGCGGGAAGATAAAACCCAACCAAGAGGGAGATATCCTACCCAGGTAATAAATTCCTCTCGGAAGTATGAAACTCTGGatgatgaatctctaccttttcAGGCCTCATCTAGCAGACCGTCTAATAGATGA